One Parageobacillus sp. KH3-4 genomic region harbors:
- a CDS encoding thiamine pyrophosphate-dependent dehydrogenase E1 component subunit alpha translates to MAENRHQALGLSDEAVLQMYETMLLARKIDERMWLLNRAGKIPFVISCQGQEAAQVGAAFALDRTKDYVLPYYRDMGVVLTFGMTPKELMLSAFAKAEDPNSGGRQMPGHFGKKKNRIVTGSSPVTTQVPHAVGIALAAKMEKKDFIAFVTFGEGSSNQGDFHEGANFAGVHKLPVIFMCENNKYAISVPISKQLACEKVSDRAIGYGMPGYTVDGNDPLEVYKVVKEAADRARRGEGPTLIETVSYRLTSHSSDDDQRAYRSEEELAEARAKDPIISFAKYLKEVGVLTDELEKEIRDRVMKQVDEATDYAEKAPYAEPEQALKYVYAEK, encoded by the coding sequence ATGGCGGAAAATCGTCACCAAGCGCTAGGCTTAAGCGATGAAGCGGTATTGCAAATGTATGAAACGATGTTGTTGGCTCGGAAAATCGATGAACGCATGTGGTTATTAAACCGCGCCGGAAAAATTCCGTTCGTTATCTCTTGCCAAGGTCAAGAAGCGGCGCAAGTCGGCGCGGCGTTTGCCCTCGACCGCACGAAAGATTACGTGTTGCCTTACTACCGCGATATGGGCGTTGTTTTAACATTTGGCATGACGCCGAAGGAGCTAATGCTGTCCGCGTTTGCGAAAGCGGAAGATCCAAACTCCGGCGGACGGCAAATGCCAGGTCACTTCGGGAAAAAGAAAAACCGCATCGTCACCGGCTCATCTCCAGTAACGACGCAAGTGCCGCATGCGGTCGGCATCGCGCTGGCGGCGAAAATGGAAAAGAAAGATTTTATCGCGTTTGTCACGTTCGGCGAAGGGTCATCGAACCAAGGAGACTTCCACGAAGGAGCAAACTTTGCCGGCGTTCATAAGCTTCCTGTTATTTTTATGTGCGAAAATAACAAATACGCGATTTCCGTGCCAATTTCTAAACAATTGGCGTGCGAAAAAGTATCGGACCGCGCCATCGGTTACGGCATGCCGGGCTATACGGTGGACGGAAACGATCCGCTTGAAGTATACAAAGTCGTTAAAGAGGCGGCTGACCGTGCCCGCCGCGGCGAAGGGCCGACATTGATTGAAACAGTTTCCTACCGTTTAACTTCGCATTCTTCCGACGACGACCAACGCGCATACCGTTCCGAAGAAGAGCTTGCTGAGGCGCGAGCCAAAGATCCGATTATTTCGTTTGCGAAATATTTAAAAGAAGTCGGCGTGTTGACAGACGAACTAGAAAAAGAAATTCGCGATCGCGTTATGAAACAGGTGGATGAAGCGACCGACTACGCCGAAAAGGCGCCGTACGCGGAACCGGAACAAGCCTTAAAGTACGTATACGCGGAGAAGTGA
- a CDS encoding alpha-ketoacid dehydrogenase subunit beta, with protein sequence MPVISYIDAVTMAIREEMERDPRVFILGEDVGKKGGVFKATQGLYEQFGEERVIDTPLSESAIVGVGIGAAMYGLRPIVEIQFADFIMPAVNQIISEAARIRYRSNNDWNCPIVIRAPYGGGIHGALYHSQSVEAIFANQPGLKIVMPSTPYDVKGLLKAAIRDEDPVLFFEHKRAYRLIKGEVPEDDYVLPIGKADVKREGDDITVITYGLCVHFALEAAERVAQDGISAHILDLRTVYPLDKEAIIEAASKTGKVLLITEDNKEGSVISEVAAIIAEHCLFDLDAPIMRLAGPDVPAMPYAPTMEKFFMVNPDKVEKAMRELAAF encoded by the coding sequence ATGCCAGTAATTTCTTATATTGATGCTGTGACGATGGCGATTCGCGAGGAAATGGAACGCGACCCGCGCGTCTTCATATTAGGAGAAGACGTTGGAAAAAAAGGCGGGGTATTTAAAGCGACGCAAGGATTGTATGAACAGTTCGGCGAAGAGCGCGTCATCGACACCCCGCTGTCGGAATCAGCGATCGTCGGCGTCGGAATCGGTGCGGCGATGTACGGATTGCGTCCGATTGTCGAAATTCAATTCGCTGATTTTATCATGCCTGCGGTCAACCAAATTATTTCGGAGGCGGCGCGCATTCGCTACCGCTCAAACAATGACTGGAACTGCCCGATCGTCATCCGCGCTCCTTACGGCGGCGGCATTCACGGCGCATTATACCATTCGCAATCGGTGGAAGCGATTTTTGCGAACCAGCCAGGTTTAAAAATCGTCATGCCGTCGACGCCATATGATGTCAAAGGATTGTTAAAAGCAGCCATTCGCGACGAAGACCCGGTTCTTTTCTTTGAGCATAAACGCGCGTATCGCTTAATTAAAGGCGAAGTGCCGGAAGACGATTACGTATTGCCGATCGGCAAAGCGGACGTTAAACGCGAAGGTGATGATATTACCGTGATTACGTACGGACTGTGCGTCCATTTCGCTCTCGAGGCGGCAGAACGCGTCGCGCAAGACGGCATCTCCGCGCACATTCTTGATTTGCGCACCGTGTATCCGCTGGATAAGGAAGCGATTATCGAAGCGGCAAGCAAAACAGGAAAAGTGCTGCTTATTACGGAAGATAACAAAGAAGGAAGCGTTATAAGCGAAGTGGCGGCGATTATTGCCGAACATTGCTTGTTTGATTTAGACGCGCCAATTATGCGCCTTGCCGGTCCGGATGTTCCGGCGATGCCATATGCGCCGACGATGGAAAAATTTTTTATGGTCAACCCGGATAAAGTGGAAAAAGCGATGCGCGAGCTAGCGGCATTTTAA
- a CDS encoding dihydrolipoamide acetyltransferase family protein — protein sequence MAIEPITMPQLGESVTEGTISKWLVSAGDKVNKYDPIAEVMTDKVNAEIPSSFTGVIKEIVASEGETLRVGAVICTIEVEALDQEAQIEEKQEEARKEEQAAASEPKKPTKAKGRYSPAVLRLAREYSIDLAQVQGTGLGGRITRKDLLKLIESGNIPKASASQPAPQPTLAQEAKKAEQAAVLKQPEASSVPVHAGDVEIPVTPVRRAIAANMLRSKHEVPHAWMMVEADVTNLVAYRDAIKDEFKKREGFNLTYFAFFVKAVAQALKEFPQLNSMWAGDKIVQKKDINISIAVAADDALFVPVIKHADEKSIKGIAREIAELAAKARTGRLRPEDMQGGTFTVNNTGSFGSVQSMGIINYPQAAILQVESIVKRPVVKDGMIAIRDMVNLCLSLDHRVLDGLICGRFLARVKEILENVSKDNTPIY from the coding sequence GTGGCAATCGAACCAATTACGATGCCTCAGCTAGGTGAAAGCGTCACTGAAGGCACGATTAGCAAATGGCTTGTATCTGCCGGCGATAAAGTAAACAAATACGACCCAATTGCCGAAGTGATGACGGATAAAGTGAACGCGGAAATTCCTTCATCATTTACAGGTGTGATCAAAGAAATTGTCGCCAGCGAAGGCGAAACGCTGCGAGTAGGAGCGGTCATTTGCACGATCGAAGTGGAAGCGTTGGATCAAGAAGCGCAAATAGAGGAAAAACAGGAAGAAGCGCGAAAAGAGGAGCAAGCTGCAGCGTCGGAGCCGAAAAAGCCGACAAAAGCGAAAGGGCGCTATTCTCCGGCGGTGTTGCGCCTGGCCCGAGAATATAGTATTGATCTCGCTCAAGTCCAAGGGACAGGATTGGGCGGACGGATTACGCGCAAAGATTTGTTAAAACTGATCGAATCCGGAAATATCCCGAAAGCGAGTGCTTCCCAGCCTGCGCCGCAGCCGACACTAGCGCAAGAAGCGAAAAAAGCGGAACAAGCGGCTGTTCTGAAACAGCCGGAGGCGTCAAGCGTTCCTGTTCATGCAGGAGATGTCGAAATTCCGGTCACACCGGTGCGCAGAGCGATCGCCGCAAACATGCTCCGCAGCAAGCATGAAGTGCCGCACGCTTGGATGATGGTCGAAGCTGATGTGACGAATTTAGTGGCATACCGCGATGCGATAAAAGATGAGTTTAAAAAACGCGAAGGTTTCAATTTGACGTATTTTGCTTTTTTTGTCAAAGCGGTCGCACAAGCGTTGAAAGAATTCCCGCAGCTTAACTCGATGTGGGCGGGCGATAAAATCGTGCAAAAAAAAGACATCAATATCTCGATCGCGGTCGCAGCGGACGATGCGCTATTTGTGCCTGTCATTAAACATGCCGACGAAAAATCCATTAAAGGCATCGCTCGTGAAATCGCCGAGCTAGCGGCAAAAGCGCGCACCGGCAGGCTCCGTCCGGAAGATATGCAAGGCGGCACATTCACCGTCAACAACACCGGTTCGTTCGGCTCGGTGCAATCGATGGGCATCATCAATTATCCGCAAGCGGCGATTTTGCAAGTCGAATCGATCGTCAAACGCCCGGTTGTCAAAGACGGGATGATCGCCATCCGCGACATGGTCAACTTATGTTTATCGCTTGACCATCGCGTTTTGGACGGCCTTATTTGCGGCCGCTTCCTCGCGCGTGTGAAAGAAATTTTGGAAAACGTATCAAAAGACAATACGCCGATTTATTAA
- a CDS encoding methylmalonyl-CoA mutase family protein codes for MSDISTMKNVTFPIPSFTEWEQAVEKSLKGKPFEKLYSTTYENIIIKPIYTRRDIESLAHVEQYPGFPGYVRGTRPNGYIQEPWKVSQEISATSPQEWNEIVKHDLAKGQTEIHIVLDRLGFPVISLDDMEIMFSDISLDQYSLRVDAGAQSLSFFALFAAYLQKRQMPFAAVHGTIGMDPIGTLAETGHLSFSLASLYDVMADAVQWAKNNMPHVKTIIVRGEPYHNGGANAIQELAFAFSTAVEYINACLDRGLMIDDIASRIQFSFAIGSNFFMEIAKLRAARLVWSNIVQAFGGSERAQKIAMHARTSYFTKTIYDPYVNMLRATAEAFAATVGGADSLHVSPFDEAIGPADEFSRRIARNTQLILLEEAHIANVIDPAGGSYYVEMLTAKVAEESWRLFQQIEGKGGIVKALQDGVVQAEVENVAKQRRDNVKKRKEKIVGTNFYANLAETPIQKANESGEKPLSLLRIDEENVVQLQEGFREKRWIATAVFMAARRATAREIEAALKGDGTSLNVEPIPQWRLAEPFEQLRKAAEAHLEKYGARPTVHLINIGNIPNYKARADFITGFFEAGGVAVSKSEGYHTAEEAVSGALEANGTHYIICGSDESYTDMVPAIAKALKQTNSNVKLYVAGKQAPDVEQSFAQAGVDGFLHIGSNCYETIVSFMKEMGVALDE; via the coding sequence GTGAGTGATATTTCGACGATGAAAAATGTGACGTTTCCCATTCCAAGTTTCACGGAGTGGGAACAGGCAGTCGAGAAGTCGTTAAAAGGAAAGCCATTCGAAAAATTGTATTCGACTACGTATGAAAATATCATCATTAAACCCATTTATACGCGCCGTGACATAGAGTCGCTTGCGCATGTCGAACAGTATCCGGGGTTTCCGGGCTATGTTCGCGGCACCAGACCAAACGGCTATATTCAAGAACCTTGGAAAGTAAGCCAAGAAATTTCCGCAACCAGTCCGCAAGAATGGAACGAGATCGTTAAGCATGACTTGGCAAAAGGACAAACAGAAATCCATATCGTTTTGGATCGGTTAGGGTTTCCAGTGATATCGCTTGATGATATGGAAATCATGTTTTCGGATATTTCTTTGGATCAATATTCGCTTCGCGTCGACGCTGGGGCACAATCGCTTTCCTTTTTTGCACTGTTTGCCGCTTATTTGCAAAAACGGCAAATGCCGTTTGCCGCAGTGCACGGAACGATTGGGATGGATCCTATCGGTACGCTAGCGGAAACAGGGCATCTCTCATTCTCGCTTGCGTCATTGTACGATGTGATGGCAGATGCGGTGCAATGGGCAAAAAATAATATGCCGCACGTAAAAACGATCATCGTCCGCGGTGAGCCGTATCATAACGGCGGAGCGAACGCCATTCAAGAATTAGCCTTCGCGTTTTCGACAGCGGTCGAGTATATAAATGCATGTTTAGACAGAGGCTTGATGATCGATGATATCGCATCGCGAATCCAATTTTCATTCGCGATCGGTTCGAACTTTTTTATGGAGATCGCAAAGCTTCGTGCGGCGAGGCTTGTTTGGTCAAACATCGTGCAGGCGTTCGGAGGCAGTGAGCGAGCGCAAAAAATCGCGATGCATGCACGCACATCTTATTTTACGAAAACAATTTACGATCCGTATGTCAACATGCTTCGCGCGACGGCAGAAGCATTTGCCGCGACGGTTGGCGGCGCCGACAGCCTTCACGTTTCCCCGTTTGACGAGGCGATCGGACCAGCTGATGAATTTTCAAGAAGAATCGCCCGCAACACGCAGCTCATTTTGCTGGAAGAAGCACATATCGCTAATGTCATCGATCCGGCTGGCGGCTCATACTATGTGGAAATGTTGACAGCGAAAGTAGCGGAAGAATCATGGAGGCTGTTTCAGCAAATCGAAGGAAAAGGCGGCATCGTGAAAGCGCTTCAAGACGGGGTTGTGCAAGCGGAAGTAGAAAACGTTGCCAAGCAGCGGAGAGATAATGTGAAAAAGCGAAAAGAAAAAATTGTCGGAACGAACTTTTATGCCAACTTAGCGGAAACACCTATACAAAAAGCGAACGAAAGCGGCGAAAAACCTCTCTCACTTTTAAGAATCGATGAAGAAAACGTTGTCCAACTGCAAGAAGGATTCCGTGAAAAACGATGGATCGCAACAGCGGTTTTTATGGCGGCTCGCCGAGCAACCGCTCGGGAAATTGAAGCGGCGTTAAAAGGCGATGGAACATCGCTAAACGTCGAGCCGATTCCACAATGGAGACTTGCCGAACCGTTCGAACAGCTGCGCAAAGCTGCCGAAGCCCATTTAGAAAAATACGGTGCTCGGCCTACCGTTCATCTTATCAATATCGGAAACATTCCAAACTATAAAGCGCGCGCTGATTTTATCACCGGCTTTTTTGAGGCTGGCGGCGTGGCTGTGTCTAAAAGCGAAGGATACCATACCGCAGAGGAAGCGGTGTCAGGAGCCCTTGAAGCAAACGGCACGCATTATATTATTTGCGGCTCAGATGAAAGCTACACGGACATGGTTCCGGCCATCGCGAAAGCGTTAAAGCAAACGAATTCAAACGTAAAACTATACGTGGCTGGAAAGCAAGCACCAGATGTAGAACAATCTTTCGCGCAAGCTGGCGTGGATGGTTTTCTTCATATCGGTTCAAACTGTTATGAAACGATTGTGTCGTTTATGAAAGAAATGGGGGTGGCCCTTGATGAGTAG
- the scpA gene encoding methylmalonyl-CoA mutase, protein MSRKVDFTNVSLRMTEKMADEQQWKRAIEEKVRASIDDLLFQTNEHIAIKPLYTKKDIEGFDFLDYMPGIPPYLRGPYPSMYVNRPWTIRQYAGFSTAEESNAFYRRNLAMGQKGLSVAFDLATHRGYDSDHPRVVGDVGKAGVAIDSVLDMKILFDGIPLDQMSVSMTMNGAVLPIMAFYIVTAEEQGVTQDKLSGTIQNDILKEYMVRNTYIYPPETSMRIIADIFEYTSKYMPKFNSISISGYHMQEAGAPADIELAYTLADGLEYVRTGLKAGIDIDSFAPRLSFFWAIGMNYFMEVAKLRAARIMWAKMMKTFNPKNPKSLALRTHSQTSGWSLTEQDPFNNVVRTLIEAHAAALGHTQSLHTNALDEAIALPTDFSARIARNTQLYLQDETGICNVIDPWAGSYYVETLTNELMNRAWKHIEEIESLGGMAKAIETGIPKMRIEEAAARRQARIDSGAETIIGVNKYRPEKEEPIEILEVDNTAVRMRQIERLKQLRASRDEQKVQEALDAITRATETGEGNLLELAVQAARARATLGEISYAIEKVAKRHKAVIRSIIGVYSSEFQNEEQFKRVKKMTDEFYELEGRRPRIMIAKMGQDGHDRGAKVIATAFADLGFDVDIGPLFQTPEETARQAVENDVHVVGISSLAGGHKTLLPQLVEELRKLGREDIIVVVGGVIPPQDYEFLYRHGASAIFGPGTVIPAAAEKVLEEIYKRLGYEEVSQ, encoded by the coding sequence ATGAGTAGAAAAGTCGATTTTACGAACGTCTCGTTGCGCATGACGGAGAAAATGGCGGATGAACAGCAATGGAAGCGGGCGATCGAAGAAAAAGTGCGCGCGTCGATCGATGACCTGTTGTTTCAAACGAATGAGCACATTGCCATTAAGCCGCTTTATACGAAAAAAGATATCGAAGGTTTTGACTTTCTCGATTATATGCCAGGAATCCCGCCGTATTTGCGCGGGCCGTATCCGTCGATGTATGTGAATCGGCCGTGGACGATCCGGCAATATGCGGGATTTTCGACAGCAGAAGAAAGCAATGCGTTTTACCGCCGCAATTTGGCGATGGGGCAAAAAGGGCTGTCCGTCGCCTTTGACCTTGCGACCCACCGCGGCTATGACTCCGATCATCCGCGCGTCGTCGGCGACGTCGGCAAAGCGGGGGTAGCGATCGACTCGGTGTTAGATATGAAAATTTTGTTTGATGGCATTCCGCTTGACCAAATGTCGGTATCGATGACGATGAACGGCGCGGTGCTGCCGATTATGGCGTTTTACATCGTCACGGCGGAAGAGCAAGGTGTTACGCAAGACAAACTTTCCGGGACGATTCAAAACGATATTTTAAAAGAATATATGGTGCGCAACACCTATATTTACCCGCCGGAAACGTCGATGCGCATTATCGCGGATATTTTTGAGTATACGTCTAAATATATGCCGAAATTTAACAGCATCAGCATTTCCGGCTACCATATGCAAGAAGCGGGGGCGCCGGCCGATATTGAATTGGCGTATACGCTCGCTGACGGATTGGAATATGTTCGCACAGGATTGAAGGCGGGCATCGACATTGACTCATTCGCGCCGAGATTATCGTTTTTCTGGGCGATTGGCATGAACTATTTCATGGAAGTCGCGAAACTGCGCGCGGCACGCATCATGTGGGCGAAAATGATGAAAACATTCAACCCGAAAAATCCGAAATCGCTTGCATTGCGGACACATTCGCAAACATCGGGGTGGAGCTTGACCGAGCAGGACCCGTTTAACAATGTCGTGCGCACGCTGATCGAAGCGCACGCTGCTGCGCTCGGCCATACGCAGTCGCTCCATACGAACGCGCTCGATGAAGCGATTGCGCTGCCGACCGATTTTTCAGCACGCATCGCCCGCAATACACAGCTGTATTTGCAAGATGAAACCGGCATCTGCAATGTCATCGACCCGTGGGCTGGCTCCTACTACGTCGAGACGTTAACGAACGAATTAATGAACCGCGCGTGGAAGCATATTGAAGAAATCGAGAGCCTTGGCGGCATGGCGAAAGCGATTGAAACGGGAATCCCGAAGATGCGCATTGAAGAAGCGGCGGCAAGACGCCAAGCGAGAATCGATTCCGGCGCGGAAACGATTATCGGCGTCAATAAATACCGTCCGGAAAAAGAAGAACCGATCGAAATTTTAGAAGTCGACAATACAGCGGTGCGGATGCGCCAGATTGAAAGATTAAAACAGCTGCGCGCCTCGCGCGATGAGCAAAAGGTTCAAGAAGCGCTTGACGCGATTACGAGAGCGACGGAAACGGGAGAAGGAAACTTGCTTGAATTGGCCGTGCAGGCGGCACGCGCCCGCGCGACATTAGGGGAAATTTCTTACGCGATTGAAAAAGTGGCGAAGCGCCATAAAGCGGTAATCCGCTCGATTATCGGCGTGTACAGTTCCGAATTCCAAAACGAAGAGCAATTTAAGCGCGTCAAAAAAATGACCGATGAATTTTATGAATTGGAAGGGCGCCGCCCTCGGATTATGATCGCAAAAATGGGTCAGGACGGCCATGACCGCGGGGCGAAAGTGATCGCGACGGCGTTTGCCGATTTAGGCTTTGACGTTGACATCGGCCCGCTGTTCCAAACGCCGGAAGAAACGGCACGCCAGGCGGTTGAAAACGACGTCCATGTCGTCGGGATCAGCTCGCTCGCCGGCGGGCATAAGACGTTGCTGCCGCAGTTGGTG